The genomic interval TCCGTGGAGGCGATCATGGGCAGGCGCCTGCTCTCGCGCAGGCGATCCTCAATGCCGCGGGCAGCCTCAGTGAAGAAGGGGTTGGAGATGTCGTGGACGAGGACGCCGACGAGGGAGGAGCCGCCGCGGCGCAGGCGGCGGGCAGTCTCGGAGCGGACGAAGCCGAGCTCGTCAATGGCGCTCTCCACACGCTCCCGGGTGGCGCCGGCGACACGCTCGGGGTGGTTGAGCACGTGGGAGACCGTGCCCACGCTCACTCCGGCGAGGGCGGCGACATCTCGCACAGAGGGGCGAGGTGTTGCCGGAGCGCCCTTGGGGGCGGTGTGTGCGTCCTTCGCGGGTGTGCCCGCGCTCGCAGCGTCCATCATGAGCCTCCTGACCACGGGGCTGTCACAGCCGCCATGCTAGGGCCCGCCCTGTCCTCGCCGTCGGCGCCACGAGGGTGGAGCGGCCCCACCACCCCCTTGTGAAACGCTTCAAACCGTCCTACAGTGCGCCTTGAATCGTTTAAACACCTTCTGCTCCACGGACAAGGACGTCATGAGCACCACCACCCTGTCAGCCCAGCTGACCTCCACCACCCAGGCCTCACCACAGCGCTGCTGCTTCCTGCTGCACGTACGCCCCGAGCGACTCACCGAGTACGTCGAGATCCACCAGCGTGTGTGGCAGGAGATGCGTCAAGCCCTGACCGACTGCGGCTGGCGCCACTACTCCCTGTTCCTGCGCCCCGAGGACGGGCTCGTCGTCGGCTACTTCGAGGCCGACGACACCGCGGCCGCGATGGACGCCATGTCCGCCCAGGAGGTCAACACCCGCTGGCAGGCCGAGATGGCCCAGTACTTCGTCCAACCCGACGGCGGCGCCGCCGAGGTCCTGCACCAGTACTTCTACCTCGCCTGAGGCGTCCCCGCCCCACCCCCACGACCCGAGGAGTTCAGCCATGGCTCGCACGCCACTGACCGGCTGGAAGGCCACCGCAGCCGTCTCGATGTCCAACTACATCGACTCCGGCTCCATCATCGCCATCGCCACATCACTCGTCTTCTGGAAGGAGGCCTACTTCCCTCAGGACGACGGGACGATCGCCGGGCTCCTGGCCGCCTTCAGCGCCAATGCCTTCGGCGCCGCGATCGGCGCCCTCATCGGCGGCCCCCTGTGCGACAAGTACGGACGCAAGTTCATCTACACCTACGACCTGCTGCTCTACGCACTGGGTGGGCTCATCGTCGTCTTCACCGCGAACCTGCCGATGCTCTTCGTCGGCTTCATCGTCGTCGGCCTGGCGGTGGGGGCCTCCGTGCCCGCGGGCTGGACGTACATCGCCGAGTTCGCCCCCACCGACCAGCGCGGCAAGCACATCGGGGCCACCCAGCTGGCCTGGTCCTTCGGGCCCTTCATCGGATTCGGCCTGGCCTCCGCCCTCACCCCCCTGGGGCTGCTCGGCTCGCGCCTGATCTTCGCCCACCTCGTCGTCATCGCCCTCATCACCTGGTGGATCCGCCGTGGCCTGGAGGAGTCCGAGACCTGGGAGAACGCCAAGGGCGGCGCCACCGCCAAGCCGCCGTCGATGTGGGAGGCCTTCCGCAAGCTGCTGTCGCGTCGCGTCAACATCACCGCCCTGGTCTTCCTGGCCGTCATCTACACCTGCTGGAACCAGGCGGCCAGCCAGAACGGCATCTTCCTGCCCACAATCCTGGACTCGATGGGCTACGAGACTCTGCAGACCAACCTGTTCTCCATGCTCTCGTGGGGCTTCGTCATCGTCTCCACCCTGGTCTTCATGCACATCGTGGACCGTGTCCCCTACCGCTGGCACTACCTCGGGGGCGGCGCTCTGGCGATCATGTCCTGGGTCGTGCTTGTCTTCGGTCCCTCGGACGCGGCCTGGACGGCCTTCGGCTACACCATCATCTGGGGTCTGTCGGCGGGTCCCTCCGCCCAGGC from Actinomyces respiraculi carries:
- a CDS encoding L-rhamnose mutarotase, which produces MSTTTLSAQLTSTTQASPQRCCFLLHVRPERLTEYVEIHQRVWQEMRQALTDCGWRHYSLFLRPEDGLVVGYFEADDTAAAMDAMSAQEVNTRWQAEMAQYFVQPDGGAAEVLHQYFYLA
- a CDS encoding MFS transporter, producing MARTPLTGWKATAAVSMSNYIDSGSIIAIATSLVFWKEAYFPQDDGTIAGLLAAFSANAFGAAIGALIGGPLCDKYGRKFIYTYDLLLYALGGLIVVFTANLPMLFVGFIVVGLAVGASVPAGWTYIAEFAPTDQRGKHIGATQLAWSFGPFIGFGLASALTPLGLLGSRLIFAHLVVIALITWWIRRGLEESETWENAKGGATAKPPSMWEAFRKLLSRRVNITALVFLAVIYTCWNQAASQNGIFLPTILDSMGYETLQTNLFSMLSWGFVIVSTLVFMHIVDRVPYRWHYLGGGALAIMSWVVLVFGPSDAAWTAFGYTIIWGLSAGPSAQAFYSVWSPELFATPYRSGAQGIVFFIVRLASGCISLVFPVILARPNGLMIDGLILIGFLVIATIVGTIGAPRTQGKSLEDIELERYGERITNENA